From the genome of Trachemys scripta elegans isolate TJP31775 chromosome 2, CAS_Tse_1.0, whole genome shotgun sequence:
AGGGAAATATAATTGTTTGGCATTAAGGACATTGTATCTTTCTCCTCGAACCTCAGGCCACCTCTCCAAACACCCCAGGAAAAAACAACTGAACAAAAATATAATCTCCAAGAGTCCTTATTTTGTTTACCTTCTGTTTACCTACATGCATGATTCAGATGCTTGGAGTTCAGGTATGATTTGCATGTtctgtgttttatattttttttaaaggaattagaCAAAGGAAAACATCTACATCCAAAGCCTTGAAAGGACAGAGTCGTTTTTAAGAATGGAAAAACACGCATTTTCCATCAGTTCTTTATTTATAATGTAGGCTGAAGCAATCATTACAATGTAGAAGGGAGACCCACAGTTACAGCAATTATTTATACCAGTTTAGAACAAAAAACTGCACAAGGAGAGGTCAACTCTCAGTACAAACTAGCAACTAAACCACAATAATTTACCAttagaaactttttattttttagctgtgacactgctTTTACAATATGCAAAAACACAAACAATAGAACTATCCAAAGTGTTTTGTCACATTCTTTCTACATTGAATTTGGCAacattttatattacatttaCCGAGATTATACTTACGTTTAAGAACTAAACAAGTGAAAAGCTGTACTTCGGTACAGTTACATCCATTTATTTCAAAGGTTTAAATAACACTTTTAACTATTGAGATTATTTCCTAAcagttttttttaagcaaaaaccATCTCAAAGCATCATTTGCACAATGCATCAGCTACTTTGTCAAGATCGGTGGGCTCCACCACAGGCACTACTGTTTATTATATTCGGTAATAAGGAGCTTGTTTTTCAAAGAAAGGAaggtttcatatattttaagaatCATGCCTTTTTGCTTTAAAGCcataatataaaaatgttaagCAACCACAGCAGTGTAAATATTATATAGAACAGAGTGACTATTCAGTTACAAGAAGTCTCACATCCAATGCAGTTATGTATTAAAGCATAAGAGGTTATGTAGGCAAGACAAAAGCCAACAGAAATCTGCAGTGTTTGGTGGAAACTAGccccttactttttttttttttttttggtgtattTTAACAGTCACAAATGTACAAGCCTGGTACCTATCTCACTTTTGGGGTTGATGAAGATAGGCAGGTTGTACTCTTTTAGACTGTTTGAACAGAACACTTGCGGCACTCCAAGTTGTGCACATTTCTATTGGCTTCAGGAGATGGGTACTGCAGTCATAACTTAattttactttaagaaaaaaatccatctgaTCTATAATTCTATCAACAACATTCCAAAAATACATTACCTAGAATACAAAAAAGGGAACAGAGTGGTCAGTCTCAGAGAAGTGACATTAAATACAAATCTTTCGCCCACCCCCCTATTTTTCCGTATTTAGTAAAAGCCAATCAACTGCCATTTAAAAGACGGTAAGAAAAACAAGCCCCTGAATTGGAAATGAAATATATTTGCAATTTACTAGATCTTGAGCTGGTGACTGTGGTCAAATCATTAAGTATTTTCTCAAAATATTTGGGCTTTTCGGGGTGCCCAGCCTGCTGGGCTCAGTCACTAAAAGGCATTTTGATATATCTAAGAACTCCCTGCTATCATTTTTAAAACGTTTTCACATTTGTAACTGCCTTAAGCCTCTTGAACTTGTTTGTATTCGATGAAAGGATGAGCAAAATGGAAAGTAATGGAGGACAGCTAAGCCTACACAGTTCAGGTGGCATGCATATGACTGAAAGTTGTTGCTGTGCAGTCTAGAAGAAAGTGGGGGGAGAAAACTAAAGTCTTAAACACGCTACAGAAACAAACACCGCAATCCAATATGGCTTATTCGGATGCACTTACTGTGAAGCTACTAGCACTTAATCCTACTAGGCTACTCTTGTGCAACAGCATCTATTTTGATGGCATTTCCCTCCCCCAATTATCCCCCAATACTCTACCAATTGCAGGTTTCTTTCTTGCATTATATTGCTTTTATTATCAATTGTTATTCCTGCTTttcaaacagacaaacaaaatcaTTATACTTAAATGAGTATCTATTCCTTACTGGTtcatttatacacagaagtatcATTTCTTTTAAACCTCACTATTACAAGGTGCTCTACAAAAACCTGCAAAAAAGCCAAATGCAGTAAATCTCCTTGCCAAAGTTaactacttaatttttttttccctcttgcgTATTTAAAACTTTACAAAGAGTTATACAAAAGTTAAACGGGATTTGGCACCTtcagaaaaaattaaaaggggGTCTTAGATCAAAAACGTGCAGAAACAAAATCATTGATATTTACAAATTAAAACACTAGTGAAAATGTCTGTTACTATGCGCTTTCATCTTGTTTTCCCCTTTATAGTACCTTCAAAACGGTCTATTACTGAGTTTCCTACAAAAGCTTTTGATTATAGATTGGAATGGATAGAGACAAATAAGGTTTCATCACAGTTCATTCTCAGTGACTAGAACTCTGGCAGCACTCTCCTGTCTACAAAATACGAGGTGCCGAGCGATCATTTGTGGTAGTTTTCTTCAGTTTGACACCACGGCGAATGGCGTTCAGCATGTCTTCGCCTTGTGGGGCATCTCCAGGGCTCAGGTCTCCTGGGTCACATTTTGGCTGGCATGGGGGGGCAAGGGTGCTTGAGCTATCCCTTTCGCTTTCTTCTCCCTCACTTTCAGGGACTGCTTGTCTCTGCTCATCTGGGGTATTCAGCTTCTGGCTTGGTGGTGGAGGGTTGACAGATGCTTGCCCGCTCCACAAGGAAGAAAGCATACTGTTGACTCCTTGCCCACCGTCGCCTGCTGATTCAGACTCAGGACTCTGCTCAGCACATTCTTCTGCCCCACCCAGGATGCCTGGCAGTCCCCCTAGTACATCTGGTACAGTTGGCGTTTTGACAGGAATTACTGGAGTTTTGATTGGAATAGGACCCCCCCCTATGGTACCTCGTCTGACCGAAGGTTTGGTGGAAGGGGTCCGTCTGATGGTTGCAACACCGGGTGTAACTATTACAGGTCCAAGCGTCGTTGGCAGGCCTGCCGTAGAAGCAGGACGCTTGGCCTGAAACATTCTGCGGTAGGACTGGCTGATGTCACTGTTTCTTGGAATGGTTGAGGATTTGTCAAATTCTTGTTGTTCTGTCTCCTGATCAGCACTCACAGAGAAATAATCATAATCTGAAACTGACGCCAAAGGATACCGTTAGAAACAAGCTGGAGCAAACAGCTGAATCAGGTTAGTGAGTCTAAAGTAAGTGTATAACAGTACTAAGTTTGAAGTCAGTATctattaatatttgcaaaagaCACACTTTATCAGCATGTGCATGCACCCAAAAGATGAACAAGCCTAAGATACTATGGTCACAATTTTCAAAGCTAAATGTCTAATGTTAAGCGCCCAAGTAGCCTGATTTGAGGGATGATAAGCACTTACatctctcattgaagttaatgagagttatgggtgctcagcacctctgaaaaaatcagatcACTTACTCAAGTGTCTAAGAAATGTGGGTGCCAACCATAAAGAACCCAACTTTTAAAACCACTGACTACTCTGTCCTGTTAGCCACGTCCCAATATTTTGAATTTGTCAATGATGATGGAAGTGCAGCCCTGGTCTAAAAGGCAGTTCTAAAACTTGCATTGTGGAGGTGCACATTTGCTGTCTCTCAATGATTTCTGCATCAGATATGCTCGACTTATGGGTAAAAATACTTTCTAATGGCCAGCCCTTCAAACTCAGCCTGAGCTCTGAGTGTTAATCCTCCTTCTCACACACTAGAAGTCAGAGGTTATGCCAAATTAGACCTTCAGTTATAACTACCCAATCCTTATTATCTTTAATGGACTTACACAGGTGTAATGGATTCAAAATTAGTAAACAATTTTAGCGGTGCACAAAAAATAGAAGCCAGCTCACTCCCTCTTAGCTGGGTTGCTTCTTCTGAagctgaattaaaaataaatcctgaaTGCAATTTGTCACGTATCCCCAAATAAACTTTCAGCAAATCTATTTTTCAGTTAAAGTTACTACAATTCTGACCTATGTTCAAAAAAGCTCACAGAATGAAGAAACCAGAACTAGACAGCTACTGAGCAAAGTTCATGGATTGGACAACACAGGCCCACCCAAAAGGCTACACAGTCAGTGAGACAAATCATGCAGAACATTATTAAATAAAACCCATAAAAGATCAATCAGATTTACTATAAAAATGGTACGATACTTAAGATGAAATTCTCCCCTACACAGTTCCTCAAACCTCTGAGAAGTCTTTAGTTAGTGCATAAGGTGTTGTGCAGGCATCACTCCAGCGGAGTGAATGTTGTCCTTATTTGCTGTTTAAGGGAGACCAGGCTCAGAAGCTTACAAGATGAAATTTGTTAATATACTGCTCACACTTAAGCCTGAACAAGCCATCAGCATGGTAATGTTAGCTTCACTCTTCTCCCATCACTAACCAGAAGAGAGCAACATTTCCTGACTTCAAATCCATTAGCAGTGAGAAGTTAGGGGCTGTGATGGCCTTCGTTTGGAATGGTCAAGAAGTGCAGCAGCTTAGATCTGTGTACCTTGTGACGGGATAGTGTCCTCCGAGCAGCACGGTGTGGTCGTCTGAGTGCTGTAGCCACTGGAGCACTGCAAGGAATCTCTGCTGCTTCTCTGGGTGTCCAGCTGCAGACCTCTTGTCAGAGCGAGAGCTAGCTCCTCGCATGCTtctatctcctctccctgctaGTTACACACAGGAAAGCAGCTCATTAGATTTATGTCTGATTCCGTCGGGACAATACTTCCGAGTCCGCACCAAGTTTGGTCCTGTCACTGTTGTAACCTTTCCCACCTCAACCTGAGTCACCCACAACCCAACAGGATTATTTCTAAAtagtcaccatttaaaaaaaaaaaaaaagagagagaaataggtGTTTCTTCTTACATCATAGTTCCACAAGTGCCAACATTCTGAACAGTGTATCCTTCGTTGATGCATATTTATGAATTCTAAAGATTATGCCCATGCCTTAAACATTCTGTCTTTATAAAAAGGGTTGTACCCACAGAAAGCACTTGAACTAAAATGTTTGCAAGAGCTAACAAATACGTCCCCTCTGCACCGAGCTCCTTAGTAAAAATTAGAGCATCACCCTTGTGGTAGCTGACACAGTCATACGCCGAGGTCTCTGGGCCTCCTCAGTGGGCACAGATGGTCCACTTGGGGCTCCTCCATTAGGGTCTGGTTCACGTTTCTCTTTGCGGCGTTGCAAGGTGTTCACCATAGGCTGATCATACGGACCTGGTTTAGCCCAATCCTAAGGAAACGTTTCCATTAGTAAATATATGGTCTATGTGGAAACACCACCATTCCTATTATAGAACAATACCAACACAGCAGCAGATTAGGTATCAAATGTGGGTGCAATAttggaaaaagtaaaataaaatacttaattcTCATGGTATTTATAAAAAAAGTTTATGATATAAACCCATCTCTTCTAATCTTCCTTTAAACAAGGTACCTAAAATACCTTAATTCTCTCCAGGTAAAACTCAGTTGCATTTAAAGCCTAAATTAAAGTACAGAGGCAAAATTTATGTCATTACCACAAATGAGCAATTGCAGTGCATGTGCAAATGGCCAGTTAGCTATCTAAAAATTCACCTGCATGTGCAATAGCAGAAACTGCACACATCACATTATGGCTGCAATGTTCTGAAAATTTGGTCTTAAACAGATCTAAATACCCCATTAAAGCATACATTTATTCtgagtattttcttttaaagctaCTTATTAGCTGAAATGTAGGTTTTAGTTAAGAGCTATATCGAGGAGGGCTAACTTCACTTTGCATACTGATAATGCTGAATCCACTAAGGCAACTTTTCAAGCTATTGGGAATATATACACTTATGGCTCTATTAAGCAGTGAAAATTCTGCAGATACATAGAAACTATAGAGCATGCActaggaaaagtgttcagcagagAAATTTGGTGGGACTACAAATTCACTGATGATCAGATCCAGAGGTGCTACTTACCAAATGATAATACTCAATTAATTGTAAAGAGTTCTTCTCTAATCTGTACATGAAGtcccttctctatactttttcaTAAGTGAACTGCCAGAACTTTAAGACTACATGGCCTATTTCTTGTAGCAGCCTGGCTGCTAATCAGCCTCTTCTCTACCCTCTTCAAGTCAACGGAAGACTCATAGAAGATACCCAAGCCCAGAGGTGGTCATTACCATCCTCCATATAGGGCTTTCAAAGGGAGGTAGCTCTACAGACTCCAAGTTTCAGAAGGTGGGGTAGAACGGGAAGCCTGTATGTAGCATTCTACAGCTGCAATAAGTATCCCAAATCTGGATTTGATTTATAAAAAGTCCCATTTAAAAAAGCTGCAATCTTTGTAACAAATCCATAGCCACCCAAGAACTTCACAGCTGTCTCCATGGCTACTTGGAGCTTCAAGGGGACAGAACTCAGATTCTCCTGGTCCAAAAAACACAGGCTACTCCTCCCATTTGAGCTAAATGAGAATCTCTGAAAGCTCTGGGCAGTATTGGGCCTATGACACAATGgaacagttctgattccatccactaAAAGACAGGGGTATTCTCTAGTAGTTCATTACAATAGCTAAAGCAACTCATGCACATAgtggatgttttttaaattgattaaCAAAGTGAACTAGATGCCAACGCTCTACATTTGCCTCTTCGGGCAGAAGTTTAGTGGAGTGCTAAGCAACTTGTGGAAATCCTACCACCTGCTGAACAGAACCCAGAGTGCCTGCATAGGAACACCCCCCTCTCTTTTTAAGGCCAACCCTGTCTATTTTTAAAGGTAAGTATTTTACAAACGTTAGACTGTTCATGGTCATGAGGAAATACTGATTTAGTTCTTTGTGCATTTATAATCGGATTGTGGTAAATATTTGGCATTTAAAGTCCACTTTAGAATGGTACTAAACAGAGCAAATCAACTGGTAATTAAGCGTGATTTGAAAGGCAAGGACTGCAGTGAGTATCGAAAGGCATGGAGAGGAGAGCATTGCTgcaaaaaaagaaacacaaacctTCCAGCTAGGGATCTTAGATGATGATAACATGCTTGGCCCAATGGTGTAATAATGACCGCGGTCTGGAAGGAGGGTTGAGGAAGCCCGAGTCCATGTGCGGGAGACAGGCGGGAAATGAGGGAAAGGACCTGCACCAACTGAAGCTAGGTATGGGTCACTTGATAAACTACAGTGATAAAACCCATTAGACAActggaaacagaacaaaacaaaacaaacaaaaaataaattaatataaacaAGATGAGTATGGAAATATACGGTGACTGACGTGCTCTGGGTAGGAAGTATcttaattttaaagcaaaaaaattgAGAACTGCTACAAATTAACAACTAATTAAAAAACGGCTCTAATATTTGCTCCTGAAGTGTGCCTGCTTGAAAATTGTTATTTGAATTAACAAATTTCAGAGGACAATCCAGAAATCATTTTCTTTGGGCTGAGCAGCTTTGCCTGGTCTCCCCTGGAgatggtcttttaaaaaaaagagactcAACAATTTATTGATGATGCAGCTCTGGAACATGGAAACTAAACATTTCCAAAGTTGAAAACATTCATGTCAGCTTTATCATATGCAATAAAATGGAGAGAGGAAAGTGCGCAGCCTCCGAAAATGACATGTACCAGCAGCATAACGaccagggaaggaagaaaaaaatggctGGATGAGAATGGATACTGATATCACTGGCTCCCCTAGATTTAGGGTTTATCCAAAATTTATTCtactgtggtgtgttttttttgcaTCCCTGGGTTTCTCAGAGCTTAATGCATAATACATAATTTGGAGAAAAAACATGGACAGTGAAACCTGAACAAGAGGCCACTCATATTCGGCAACTACTCTCTGTAGACAACTTCCCACAGTGGCCCCAAGCACAGAGTGTACAGTTTGGCTGCACCTTTGTTAGAAAACCACCAATTTGTAGGCCCCCCAACTGGCAGGTTAGACAAGTTTCACTGTAGTTTATTCATGTATTCATTTGTTAAGGGAGTGTGTAACAGTTCCTTTTCTCATCTTCACAGGGAAGGGTCTTAGCTCCATGTCCCATGCATGCTGTTATTCAATGTCTGGGCTTGGCTAAATGAGCCAGAAGATTCGTATGTCTGAGATGAAATTTTTCACCTTATCTGTGGAGGCCCAAGCCCCCATGGTGGAGCCTGAGCTGACTGAGGTGGGGGAACTGCACTCGCTCACTGACTGGCAGGTTTCAGAAGCTTCTGAAGAGGCAGAGCTGGACGAATTCTGCAGCGTGAACAGCACCACAACgtaaggaaaggaaaaaacaagccaccaacaaaggaaaacaaaaagcacGCACATACAGACGGACACACACAGGAGAAGGGGAAGGATGAGAAAAGCAGAGCGTTAGGGGTTAAATCAATCATTAAATACTGCTCAAATCCACCACTAGTGATCAGTAATGGtacagaagaaacaaaaagaaactaATTCCTTAAAGGACTAGCTTCACAGACTGACGGACCTCTTGGTTCTCTCACCCCCACTgctttctgtgccactgcacctCAATGGCCAGATGCCCTCAGGTGCTCAGGGCCCTCCTATatagtcaatggaagttgagggaACTCGGCTCATCAAATGTCTGGGTCCTATATGCATTTAACTATTTAATATCAAAGGCAGATTATATCATGAGCTCAGTTTCCTAGTGGAAGCTGTCTAGACTCAACATGGGCCTGCAAAACAGCAAACACCCCTTGTgcacagaaattctgttttttgCAGATGCAAATATGCGTGTGCAAAGCTTGATCGAGTTTGGACATTAGGGAACAGCATACAGTCCGACTTTCCCTCTTTGGAACCCTTCCCTGTGAGACCAGTTTGATTATCAAATCCCTTCACAATTATGAACATACCTAATTGGGTGACCTTAAAGTTCAATTCACCCCTTTAACTATTTCATCACaggcagtattttttttaaagcctggaATGACTGTGGTTACCCTGCAGAGAGTGCACTCACTACGGATCTAAAAATCACCTCTTCTATGACAGAGATTAAAGCTAACACAACACTAACATAGCAATCTAAACAGTGCTTTGCACAGCAACAAATGCCATTTCTCAGGGTTATATTGTATTCTATGTACCCTGCTACTTTGTCTGTTAGATGTTGACTCTTGGTGTCAGGGATTGTTCTTCAATAACCTTTCTTGGTTAGTATGGCTTATGGGCATTCCATCAAAAATatacaatattttgtattttgagCCATTGTACCATGTTTTTAGATTAGATGGAACTTTCCACCTTTTGACCTATACAAGATCCATATCCATTTCAATCTGCCTGCATCCTTATTTTACTATATTTTCAATTCCTGTACTGTGTTgctgcttaaaaaacaaacaaaaaactttcccTAGGACACCGTACCAAGGAAGACAAAATCCTActgatgggcctgatccagaaccTACTGAAACCAATGAGAGTCTTTACACTGACTTCAATATCTCAATTGGGTCACGGTCACAGTGACTTGAAATCACTCCCTTGGATTTTTCCACTGGTAGCAGAAAGTCTATGCAGTGACTTCTGATGGTCTGTTGTCAATAACACAACCCAACTGGATTTTTTAAAGCTGAAGAAACTCAGGAGAAGCTAATACTTGATGGTGGTTCACAGAGATTTATAATTCCTGTGGGACCCCTACTAAATCTTACACTTGGTCCATTGGGTGATTGTGTCAATTCTGAAGTGACAAACTGATATTTTATGAACCATTAACAAAGGAAGAGCTCCTGGCATGACCAAAATGATGTATGGTCCAGTCAGTTAATGTCTTCGAAGCCAGTTTCTTATCCAAGGAAAGTTAGTTTATCCACATACCAGAACTTTCTGCTAGCCAATTAATGTAGTactttattgaatgctttctGAATATCTAGGTATCAAAGTATATCCTATCCTGCATTTTAGCCTGTATGATCTTTGAGACAGAGGTTGCATCttcctctgtatttggaaagCACTTAACACACTTGGGCTGCTACTAGTCATAATAATTTCTGCAGTCTGCCATATGAACAACTGATGAACTTCAACAATTAATTAAGCATAACAGACCTCCAGGCCCTTACACCAGGTGTTCCTACTAGTTTCTCTAACAGATGAGGTAAAGTTTCCTAATCCATATATTTTAACTtggtattaaaaacaaacacacactgtcAGCTAGTGAAACTGTTACTAATTTCAGTCAGAGtgttatggttttttttttgtttttttttttaagatttgtaGAACTTACCTGTACTTCATAATTTATGTaggaaaaaaggatttttttcaaaaatatttccactgtgaACTGTACTAACTTCTTCCCTACTATCTGATGCAACAGGATCTCCTCATCAGCGGACTCCCATCAGCTTCCTGATTTGTACATGCAGAAGCGAGTTAAAACAAATCTGCCACATATTTCTGACCTAGTTTCCCTTTTTAGAGATTACCCATTTTTCTTTATTATCTCTGGAAAGATACTTTAAGAATCCTTTATTGTTAGTCAAACTGTCTTCTGCAATTTGAGATcagaatttattttgctttaattgTCCTTTCAACTTTCTTTGTCTACTTATTTACTTTTCTAATACTATTACCTAATTTTTATCCTCATCAGGttgttttaaaagcctttttgATTGTGTCTTGTGCCTTTACAATGGCTTTTGCTGTCCTTTCGTCATGATTAGatttaaaacagaattaattCCATGTGCAGTCACTCCAACTGTGTAATTACTGTCCACTTTCCTGTA
Proteins encoded in this window:
- the MTSS1 gene encoding protein MTSS 1 isoform X2, producing MEAVIEKECSALGGLFQTIISDMKGSYPVWEDFINKAGKLQSQLRTTVVAAAAFLDAFQKVADMATNTRGGTREIGSALTRMCMRHRSIESKLRQFSSALIDCLINPLQEQMEEWKKVANQLDKDHAKEYKKARQEIKKKSSDTLKLQKKAKKAEALGCESCASSQPSGSLSPSIAPGWFTELESTSSTGRGDIQPQLDSALQDVNDKYLLLEETEKQAVRKALIEERSRFCTFISMLRPVIEEEISMLGEITHLQTISDDLKNLTMDPHKLPSSSEQVILDLKGSDYSWSYQTPPSSPSTTMSRKSSVCSSLNSVNSSDSRSSGSHSHSPSSHYRYRSSNLPQQAPMRLSSVSSHDSGFMSQDAFQSKSPSPMPPEAPNQNSSSSASSEASETCQSVSECSSPTSVSSGSTMGAWASTDKLSNGFYHCSLSSDPYLASVGAGPFPHFPPVSRTWTRASSTLLPDRGHYYTIGPSMLSSSKIPSWKDWAKPGPYDQPMVNTLQRRKEKREPDPNGGAPSGPSVPTEEAQRPRRMTVSATTRGEEIEACEELALALTRGLQLDTQRSSRDSLQCSSGYSTQTTTPCCSEDTIPSQVSDYDYFSVSADQETEQQEFDKSSTIPRNSDISQSYRRMFQAKRPASTAGLPTTLGPVIVTPGVATIRRTPSTKPSVRRGTIGGGPIPIKTPVIPVKTPTVPDVLGGLPGILGGAEECAEQSPESESAGDGGQGVNSMLSSLWSGQASVNPPPPSQKLNTPDEQRQAVPESEGEESERDSSSTLAPPCQPKCDPGDLSPGDAPQGEDMLNAIRRGVKLKKTTTNDRSAPRIL
- the MTSS1 gene encoding protein MTSS 1 isoform X4, with protein sequence MEAVIEKECSALGGLFQTIISDMKGSYPVWEDFINKAGKLQSQLRTTVVAAAAFLDAFQKVADMATNTRGGTREIGSALTRMCMRHRSIESKLRQFSSALIDCLINPLQEQMEEWKKVANQLDKDHAKEYKKARQEIKKKSSDTLKLQKKAKKAEALGRGDIQPQLDSALQDVNDKYLLLEETEKQAVRKALIEERSRFCTFISMLRPVIEEEISMLGEITHLQTISDDLKNLTMDPHKLPSSSEQVILDLKGSDYSWSYQTPPSSPSTTMSRKSSVCSSLNSVNSSDSRSSGSHSHSPSSHYRYRSSNLPQQAPMRLSSVSSHDSGFMSQDAFQSKSPSPMPPEAPNQNSSSSASSEASETCQSVSECSSPTSVSSGSTMGAWASTDKLSNGFYHCSLSSDPYLASVGAGPFPHFPPVSRTWTRASSTLLPDRGHYYTIGPSMLSSSKIPSWKDWAKPGPYDQPMVNTLQRRKEKREPDPNGGAPSGPSVPTEEAQRPRRMTVSATTRQGEEIEACEELALALTRGLQLDTQRSSRDSLQCSSGYSTQTTTPCCSEDTIPSQVSDYDYFSVSADQETEQQEFDKSSTIPRNSDISQSYRRMFQAKRPASTAGLPTTLGPVIVTPGVATIRRTPSTKPSVRRGTIGGGPIPIKTPVIPVKTPTVPDVLGGLPGILGGAEECAEQSPESESAGDGGQGVNSMLSSLWSGQASVNPPPPSQKLNTPDEQRQAVPESEGEESERDSSSTLAPPCQPKCDPGDLSPGDAPQGEDMLNAIRRGVKLKKTTTNDRSAPRIL
- the MTSS1 gene encoding protein MTSS 1 isoform X5 — encoded protein: MEAVIEKECSALGGLFQTIISDMKGSYPVWEDFINKAGKLQSQLRTTVVAAAAFLDAFQKVADMATNTRGGTREIGSALTRMCMRHRSIESKLRQFSSALIDCLINPLQEQMEEWKKVANQLDKDHAKEYKKARQEIKKKSSDTLKLQKKAKKGRGDIQPQLDSALQDVNDKYLLLEETEKQAVRKALIEERSRFCTFISMLRPVIEEEISMLGEITHLQTISDDLKNLTMDPHKLPSSSEQVILDLKGSDYSWSYQTPPSSPSTTMSRKSSVCSSLNSVNSSDSRSSGSHSHSPSSHYRYRSSNLPQQAPMRLSSVSSHDSGFMSQDAFQSKSPSPMPPEAPNQNSSSSASSEASETCQSVSECSSPTSVSSGSTMGAWASTDKLSNGFYHCSLSSDPYLASVGAGPFPHFPPVSRTWTRASSTLLPDRGHYYTIGPSMLSSSKIPSWKDWAKPGPYDQPMVNTLQRRKEKREPDPNGGAPSGPSVPTEEAQRPRRMTVSATTRQGEEIEACEELALALTRGLQLDTQRSSRDSLQCSSGYSTQTTTPCCSEDTIPSQVSDYDYFSVSADQETEQQEFDKSSTIPRNSDISQSYRRMFQAKRPASTAGLPTTLGPVIVTPGVATIRRTPSTKPSVRRGTIGGGPIPIKTPVIPVKTPTVPDVLGGLPGILGGAEECAEQSPESESAGDGGQGVNSMLSSLWSGQASVNPPPPSQKLNTPDEQRQAVPESEGEESERDSSSTLAPPCQPKCDPGDLSPGDAPQGEDMLNAIRRGVKLKKTTTNDRSAPRIL
- the MTSS1 gene encoding protein MTSS 1 isoform X13, translating into MEAVIEKECSALGGLFQTIISDMKGSYPVWEDFINKAGKLQSQLRTTVVAAAAFLDAFQKVADMATNTRGGTREIGSALTRMCMRHRSIESKLRQFSSALIDCLINPLQEQMEEWKKVANQLDKDHAKEYKKARQEIKKKSSDTLKLQKKAKKAEALGRGDIQPQLDSALQDVNDKYLLLEETEKQAVRKALIEERSRFCTFISMLRPVIEEEISMLGEITHLQTISDDLKNLTMDPHKLPSSSEQVILDLKGSDYSWSYQTPPSSPSTTMSRKSSVCSLNSVNSSDSRSSGSHSHSPSSHYRYRSSNLPQQAPMRLSSVSSHDSGFMSQDAFQSKSPSPMPPEAPNQNSSSSASSEASETCQSVSECSSPTSVSSGSTMGAWASTDKDWAKPGPYDQPMVNTLQRRKEKREPDPNGGAPSGPSVPTEEAQRPRRMTVSATTRQGEEIEACEELALALTRGLQLDTQRSSRDSLQCSSGYSTQTTTPCCSEDTIPSQVSDYDYFSVSADQETEQQEFDKSSTIPRNSDISQSYRRMFQAKRPASTAGLPTTLGPVIVTPGVATIRRTPSTKPSVRRGTIGGGPIPIKTPVIPVKTPTVPDVLGGLPGILGGAEECAEQSPESESAGDGGQGVNSMLSSLWSGQASVNPPPPSQKLNTPDEQRQAVPESEGEESERDSSSTLAPPCQPKCDPGDLSPGDAPQGEDMLNAIRRGVKLKKTTTNDRSAPRIL
- the MTSS1 gene encoding protein MTSS 1 isoform X9, which encodes MEAVIEKECSALGGLFQTIISDMKGSYPVWEDFINKAGKLQSQLRTTVVAAAAFLDAFQKVADMATNTRGGTREIGSALTRMCMRHRSIESKLRQFSSALIDCLINPLQEQMEEWKKVANQLDKDHAKEYKKARQEIKKKSSDTLKLQKKAKKGRGDIQPQLDSALQDVNDKYLLLEETEKQAVRKALIEERSRFCTFISMLRPVIEEEISMLGEITHLQTISDDLKNLTMDPHKLPSSSEQVILDLKGSDYSWSYQTPPSSPSTTMSRKSSVCSSLNSVNSSDSRSSGSHSHSPSSHYRYRSSNLPQQAPMRLSSVSSHDSGFMSQDAFQSKSPSPMPPEAPNQLSNGFYHCSLSSDPYLASVGAGPFPHFPPVSRTWTRASSTLLPDRGHYYTIGPSMLSSSKIPSWKDWAKPGPYDQPMVNTLQRRKEKREPDPNGGAPSGPSVPTEEAQRPRRMTVSATTRQGEEIEACEELALALTRGLQLDTQRSSRDSLQCSSGYSTQTTTPCCSEDTIPSQVSDYDYFSVSADQETEQQEFDKSSTIPRNSDISQSYRRMFQAKRPASTAGLPTTLGPVIVTPGVATIRRTPSTKPSVRRGTIGGGPIPIKTPVIPVKTPTVPDVLGGLPGILGGAEECAEQSPESESAGDGGQGVNSMLSSLWSGQASVNPPPPSQKLNTPDEQRQAVPESEGEESERDSSSTLAPPCQPKCDPGDLSPGDAPQGEDMLNAIRRGVKLKKTTTNDRSAPRIL